In Jatrophihabitans endophyticus, a single window of DNA contains:
- a CDS encoding TetR/AcrR family transcriptional regulator, whose protein sequence is MAVARTPREVWVDAATRALAAGGGPQAVRVEALARLVGATKGSFYWHFADRDALLAAVLDTWEEHAGPPDVEGDGRERVRRLFSTPSERTVEPAVRDWARHDPAVARRLRRVDRRWLDRLGEAYGEFCDDEEAELRAVLTLTLIVGRRFTALGRGRRASAEAAERALARLLD, encoded by the coding sequence GTGGCAGTTGCTCGTACCCCCCGGGAGGTCTGGGTCGACGCGGCGACGCGAGCGCTCGCCGCGGGCGGTGGCCCGCAGGCCGTCCGGGTCGAGGCGCTCGCCCGGCTCGTCGGCGCGACCAAGGGCAGCTTCTACTGGCACTTCGCCGACCGCGACGCGCTGCTCGCGGCCGTCCTGGACACGTGGGAGGAGCACGCCGGCCCGCCCGACGTCGAGGGTGACGGCCGCGAACGCGTCCGGCGGCTGTTCTCGACCCCGTCCGAGCGCACGGTCGAGCCGGCGGTACGGGACTGGGCCCGGCACGATCCGGCGGTGGCGCGCCGACTGCGCCGCGTCGACCGCCGGTGGCTCGACCGCCTCGGCGAGGCGTACGGCGAGTTCTGCGACGACGAGGAGGCCGAGCTGCGCGCGGTCCTCACGCTGACACTCATCGTGGGACGCCGGTTCACCGCGCTGGGGCGCGGGCGCCGGGCGAGCGCCGAGGCCGCCGAGCGCGCCCTCGCCCGACTACTCGACTGA
- the folP gene encoding dihydropteroate synthase has product MLRLGPRRYGPGDFGIMAIVNRTPDSFYDRGATFAFDQALARVHTVVEQGADIVDIGGVKAAPGQVVSAAEEIDRTAAFVRAVRDAHPDLVISVDTWRAEVGEAVCAEGADLLNDAWGGHDPGLAEVAARHDVGLVCTHAGGAEPRTRPHRVAYDDVMADVLARTLALAERAVAVGVGRERVLIDPAHDFGKNTYHSLEVTRRLPEMVATGWPVLVSLSNKDFVGETLGGLPPGERLTGTLAATAVCAWLGAVVYRVHNVVETRQTLEMVAAIKGDRPPARTIRGLA; this is encoded by the coding sequence GTGCTGAGGCTCGGGCCCCGTCGCTACGGCCCGGGTGACTTCGGGATCATGGCCATCGTCAACCGCACCCCTGACTCGTTCTACGACCGCGGTGCGACGTTCGCGTTCGACCAGGCCCTGGCGCGCGTGCACACCGTGGTGGAGCAGGGCGCGGACATCGTCGACATCGGCGGGGTGAAGGCCGCGCCCGGCCAGGTCGTCTCGGCGGCCGAGGAGATAGACCGCACCGCCGCGTTCGTGCGGGCCGTGCGCGACGCGCACCCGGACCTCGTCATCAGCGTGGACACCTGGCGTGCCGAGGTGGGGGAGGCCGTCTGCGCCGAGGGCGCCGACCTGCTCAACGACGCGTGGGGTGGCCACGACCCGGGGCTCGCCGAGGTCGCGGCCCGGCACGACGTCGGCCTGGTGTGCACGCACGCCGGTGGCGCCGAGCCGCGCACCCGACCGCACCGGGTCGCCTACGACGACGTGATGGCCGACGTGCTCGCCCGGACGCTCGCGCTGGCCGAGCGGGCCGTCGCGGTGGGCGTCGGCCGCGAGCGGGTGCTCATCGACCCGGCGCACGACTTCGGCAAGAACACCTATCACTCGCTCGAGGTCACCCGGCGGCTGCCGGAGATGGTGGCGACGGGGTGGCCGGTGCTCGTCTCGCTGTCGAACAAGGACTTCGTGGGCGAGACGCTCGGCGGCCTGCCCCCGGGCGAGCGGTTGACCGGCACCCTGGCGGCCACCGCCGTCTGTGCCTGGCTCGGCGCCGTCGTCTACCGCGTCCACAACGTCGTCGAGACGCGGCAGACGCTGGAGATGGTCGCCGCGATCAAGGGCGACCGGCCGCCCGCCCGGACGATCCGCGGCCTCGCCTGA
- a CDS encoding serine hydrolase domain-containing protein has protein sequence MTSHTGTPTATAAPWRRRAVALAAAVIAAGSVGAATVQPAAARPADRGTPTSGTTRGGVVQDGLDRLVTKDGFPGALASVSGVGHGERDYTAGVGDARTKAPVPRDGQVRIGSNTKMFTAVVILQLVGSGQIRLDASVDTYLPGLLRGNGIDGRHITVRQLLQHTSGLPNYTNEIGTHFLPHQHEYLEPRQLIDIALTQKAQFAPGTSWAYSNTNYVTLGLIAQRVTGRPLGELITDRVIDRIGLRHTYFPNTGDERIHGRHPHGYYRETPTTPLTDVTVQDTGWAWAAGAIVATPSDVNRFMTALLGGRLLPAAQLREMQQTVPATDLGKDARYGLGLISVSLPCGGLAWGHGGDVPGYATSNYATTGGRAVTVAVTRLQETQAEVDDTEGLVKTALCAK, from the coding sequence ATGACATCTCACACCGGAACCCCCACAGCGACGGCCGCGCCCTGGCGGCGGCGGGCCGTCGCCCTGGCCGCCGCGGTGATCGCCGCCGGCTCCGTCGGCGCCGCGACCGTCCAACCCGCGGCGGCCCGCCCCGCCGACCGCGGCACCCCGACGAGCGGGACGACCCGCGGCGGCGTCGTCCAGGACGGTCTCGACCGCCTCGTGACGAAGGACGGTTTCCCGGGCGCGCTCGCGTCCGTCAGCGGCGTCGGGCACGGCGAACGCGACTACACCGCGGGCGTCGGAGACGCGCGCACGAAGGCGCCGGTGCCCCGCGACGGCCAGGTGCGCATCGGCAGCAACACCAAGATGTTCACCGCGGTCGTGATCCTGCAGCTGGTGGGGTCGGGGCAGATCCGCCTCGACGCGTCGGTCGACACCTACCTGCCGGGGCTGCTGCGCGGCAACGGCATCGACGGGCGTCACATCACCGTGCGGCAGCTGCTGCAGCACACCAGCGGCCTGCCGAACTACACCAACGAGATCGGCACGCACTTCCTGCCGCACCAGCACGAATACCTCGAGCCGCGCCAGCTGATCGACATCGCGCTCACCCAGAAGGCGCAGTTCGCGCCGGGCACGAGCTGGGCCTACAGCAACACCAACTACGTCACGCTCGGCCTCATCGCCCAGCGGGTCACCGGACGGCCGCTCGGCGAGCTCATCACCGACCGGGTCATCGACCGGATCGGCCTGCGCCACACGTACTTCCCGAACACCGGCGACGAGCGCATCCACGGCCGGCACCCGCACGGCTACTACCGGGAGACCCCGACGACCCCGCTCACCGACGTCACCGTGCAGGACACCGGCTGGGCCTGGGCGGCCGGCGCGATCGTCGCCACCCCCAGTGACGTCAACCGCTTCATGACCGCGCTGCTCGGTGGCCGCCTGCTGCCGGCGGCCCAGCTGCGGGAGATGCAGCAGACCGTCCCGGCGACCGACCTGGGCAAGGACGCCCGTTACGGCCTCGGTCTGATCAGCGTGTCGTTGCCCTGCGGCGGCCTCGCGTGGGGCCACGGCGGGGACGTCCCCGGCTACGCGACCTCGAACTACGCCACCACCGGGGGGCGTGCCGTGACCGTCGCCGTCACCCGGCTGCAGGAGACGCAGGCCGAGGTCGACGACACCGAGGGGCTGGTGAAGACCGCGCTCTGCGCGAAGTGA
- a CDS encoding PQQ-dependent sugar dehydrogenase has translation MTMTRRRTLFAALPALALVATACGSPGADDRSAPAATSKTKHRVTVSVPAGRGGAPFDTKRTVVVPRGWTMSVWARLDAPRLAVWTPDRRLLVSRPGHGDVQVLTPRKGKAPAARTLLSGLRQPHGLAFRGNTLYVAESNRIDTVAYAKGKATGKRQLIGGLPDAKSPELGGQYAHALKSVAVAANGTVYLSIGSTGNISAQDRSASPQRATIMRWSPTTKKLQVYARGVRNGTGLALDPKGAVWTAVNNRDQIEYPYHRDYDGDGSDDYGKVITSYVNDHPMEALAKLRSGRDLGWPYCQPQPDVSAGRKGTKFDLGDRPFIRDAETNPTGSKLDCAKLRRLERGFPAHSAPLGLAFATLPKPFGTGALVATHGSWNRTPPRAPTVTFLHWSKGKLGGRQILVSGFQNGDGSRWGRPVAAVRGPDGAVYITDDQAGAVYRLARS, from the coding sequence ATGACCATGACCCGTCGCCGCACGCTGTTCGCCGCGCTGCCCGCCCTGGCTCTCGTCGCCACGGCCTGCGGGTCGCCGGGCGCCGACGACCGGTCCGCGCCGGCCGCCACGAGCAAGACGAAACACCGCGTGACCGTGTCGGTGCCCGCCGGCCGCGGCGGCGCGCCGTTCGACACGAAGCGCACCGTGGTGGTGCCCCGCGGCTGGACGATGTCGGTCTGGGCGCGACTCGACGCGCCCCGGCTCGCGGTCTGGACCCCCGACCGTCGGCTGCTCGTCTCACGCCCCGGCCACGGCGACGTCCAGGTGCTCACGCCACGCAAGGGCAAGGCGCCCGCCGCGCGGACCCTGCTCTCCGGTCTGCGGCAGCCGCACGGCCTCGCCTTCCGCGGCAACACCCTCTACGTGGCCGAGAGCAACCGCATCGACACCGTGGCGTACGCCAAGGGCAAGGCCACCGGGAAGCGTCAGCTCATCGGTGGTCTGCCCGACGCGAAGAGCCCCGAGCTCGGCGGCCAGTACGCGCACGCGCTCAAGAGCGTGGCCGTGGCGGCGAACGGCACCGTCTACCTCTCGATCGGCAGCACCGGCAACATCTCGGCGCAGGACCGCAGCGCCAGCCCGCAGCGCGCCACGATCATGCGGTGGTCGCCCACCACCAAGAAGCTGCAGGTCTACGCGCGCGGCGTGCGCAACGGCACCGGCCTCGCGCTCGACCCGAAGGGCGCGGTGTGGACGGCGGTCAACAACCGCGACCAGATCGAGTACCCGTACCACCGTGACTACGACGGCGACGGCAGCGACGACTACGGCAAGGTCATCACGTCCTACGTCAACGACCACCCGATGGAGGCGCTGGCCAAGCTCCGCTCGGGCCGCGATCTCGGCTGGCCGTACTGCCAGCCGCAGCCGGACGTGTCGGCGGGCCGCAAGGGCACCAAGTTCGACCTCGGCGACCGGCCGTTCATCCGGGACGCGGAGACGAACCCGACCGGCAGCAAGCTGGACTGCGCGAAGCTGCGGCGTCTCGAACGCGGCTTCCCGGCGCACTCGGCGCCGCTCGGACTCGCGTTCGCCACGCTGCCCAAACCCTTCGGCACCGGCGCACTGGTCGCCACGCACGGGTCGTGGAACCGGACGCCGCCCCGCGCCCCGACGGTGACGTTCCTGCACTGGTCGAAGGGCAAGCTCGGCGGCCGGCAGATCCTGGTCAGCGGGTTCCAGAACGGCGACGGCTCGCGGTGGGGCCGCCCGGTCGCGGCGGTCCGCGGGCCCGACGGTGCCGTGTACATCACCGACGACCAGGCCGGCGCCGTCTACCGGCTCGCCCGCTCGTAA
- a CDS encoding SigE family RNA polymerase sigma factor, with protein MIRELCVERGADPVPDAVPARPAGDDRAGDDRAGDAAASFDAYVLAHRTALVRYATLLAGSPAVGEDLVQDVLVKLYPRWGRLADPHPYVRRCVTNEFLSWRRRWSTRAVRVVPDAVLEQVADAERDEGPDPQLWARLARLPGQQRAAVVLRYWEGLADAEIGAVLGCKPATVRGHVSRGLATLRAALAAPAPEDDR; from the coding sequence GTGATCCGGGAACTGTGCGTCGAGCGGGGGGCCGACCCGGTGCCCGACGCCGTGCCGGCCCGGCCCGCGGGCGACGACCGCGCGGGGGACGACCGCGCGGGGGACGCCGCGGCGTCCTTCGACGCCTACGTCCTCGCCCACCGGACGGCGCTGGTGCGCTACGCGACGTTGCTCGCCGGCTCGCCGGCCGTCGGCGAGGATCTCGTGCAGGACGTGCTGGTGAAGCTCTACCCGCGGTGGGGGCGGCTCGCCGACCCCCACCCCTATGTCCGGCGCTGCGTCACCAACGAGTTCCTGTCGTGGCGGCGTCGCTGGAGCACCCGCGCCGTCCGCGTCGTCCCCGACGCCGTGCTCGAACAGGTCGCCGACGCCGAGCGCGACGAGGGGCCCGACCCGCAGCTGTGGGCCCGGCTGGCGCGGTTGCCCGGCCAGCAGCGCGCCGCCGTCGTGCTGCGGTACTGGGAGGGGCTGGCCGACGCCGAGATCGGCGCGGTGCTCGGCTGCAAGCCCGCGACCGTGCGCGGGCACGTCAGCCGCGGGCTCGCCACCCTGCGCGCCGCGCTCGCGGCCCCCGCCCCGGAGGACGACCGATGA
- a CDS encoding class F sortase: MSQARAATGCVAAGLAAVVLAAGLALAGVGREVVTGRGAVAARDVGALPRPGRTAAHAPAVRRVPAPAADARLRLPRLGVDARIVGVGLRGSVMQVPGNPRVVGWWTAGAAPGAARGSAVIVGHVDYGGETGALAALPRARPDDRVVVTGRDGARRFRVVAVRTYAKTRGIPAAAFATDGPAQLVLVTCGGPFDPRSGNYEDNVVVYAVPGAA, encoded by the coding sequence GTGAGCCAGGCCCGGGCCGCCACCGGGTGCGTCGCGGCGGGGCTCGCCGCCGTCGTCCTGGCGGCCGGCCTGGCCCTCGCGGGGGTCGGCCGGGAGGTCGTCACGGGACGCGGGGCGGTGGCCGCCCGCGACGTCGGCGCCCTGCCCCGTCCCGGTCGGACGGCGGCCCACGCTCCTGCGGTCCGGCGGGTCCCGGCGCCGGCGGCCGACGCCCGGCTGCGGTTGCCGCGGCTAGGGGTGGACGCGCGGATCGTCGGCGTCGGACTGCGGGGCTCGGTGATGCAGGTCCCCGGTAACCCGCGGGTCGTCGGGTGGTGGACGGCCGGGGCCGCGCCGGGTGCCGCCCGCGGCAGCGCGGTGATCGTCGGCCACGTCGACTACGGCGGCGAGACCGGCGCGCTCGCGGCGCTGCCCCGCGCCCGTCCCGACGACCGGGTGGTCGTCACCGGCCGGGACGGCGCCCGGCGGTTCCGGGTGGTCGCCGTGCGCACCTACGCCAAGACCCGCGGCATCCCCGCCGCCGCCTTCGCGACGGACGGCCCCGCGCAGCTAGTGCTCGTCACCTGTGGCGGTCCGTTCGACCCGCGCAGCGGCAACTACGAGGACAACGTCGTCGTCTACGCCGTGCCCGGTGCCGCCTGA
- a CDS encoding response regulator transcription factor translates to MRVLIAEDLALLRAGLARILAANGFEVVAELADGHGLAERIVEVRPDVSIVDVRLPPSFTDEGLRATLAARRAVPGLPILILSQFVEHVYATELLSDRSGGVGYLLKDRVGNVADFVDAVVRVADGGTALDPDVVAQLLAGTRQRARLAALTPREREVLAVMAEGRSNSAIAERLVVSDKAVSKHINNIFAKLDLPPSDEHHRRVLAVLTHQQESARQLPEPG, encoded by the coding sequence GTGCGGGTCCTGATCGCCGAGGACCTCGCGCTGCTGCGCGCCGGGCTCGCCCGCATCCTCGCCGCGAACGGCTTCGAGGTGGTCGCCGAGCTCGCGGACGGGCACGGGCTCGCCGAGCGCATCGTCGAGGTGCGCCCGGACGTCTCGATCGTCGACGTGCGGCTGCCGCCCTCGTTCACCGACGAGGGGCTGCGGGCGACGCTCGCGGCCCGCCGGGCCGTCCCCGGTCTGCCCATCCTGATCCTGTCGCAGTTCGTCGAGCACGTGTACGCCACCGAACTGCTCTCCGACCGCTCCGGCGGCGTCGGCTACCTGCTCAAGGACCGGGTGGGCAACGTGGCCGACTTCGTCGACGCGGTGGTGCGCGTGGCCGACGGCGGGACGGCGCTCGACCCCGACGTCGTCGCGCAGCTGCTCGCCGGCACCCGGCAGCGGGCCCGCCTCGCCGCGCTCACGCCGCGCGAGCGGGAGGTGCTCGCCGTCATGGCCGAGGGCCGCTCCAACAGCGCGATCGCCGAGCGGCTGGTCGTCAGCGACAAGGCGGTCAGCAAGCACATCAACAACATCTTCGCCAAGCTCGACCTGCCGCCCTCCGACGAGCACCACCGTCGCGTGCTCGCCGTGCTCACCCACCAGCAGGAGTCGGCGCGGCAGCTGCCCGAGCCCGGCTGA
- a CDS encoding histidine phosphatase family protein, with amino-acid sequence MRLILVRHALPERVETVSEAPDPELSDTGRRQAAALAATLAEERIDAVWASPLRRAVQTAEPLAAARGLDVRRHDGLVEFDFGHGVYIPAEETAHPVVRQMRDRLDAQDGDEGLRRFRATVAAAMGDVVASGRPEDTIAVVCHGGVVNAYVAGVVGTRETIFAGIAYTGFSVLTVGRDGRVRLRSLNEHHHVRTLERVTSSG; translated from the coding sequence GTGCGCCTGATCCTCGTCCGCCACGCCCTGCCCGAGCGGGTCGAGACGGTGAGCGAGGCACCCGATCCCGAGCTCAGCGACACCGGCCGGCGGCAGGCCGCGGCGCTCGCGGCGACCCTTGCCGAGGAGCGGATCGACGCGGTGTGGGCGAGCCCGCTGCGCCGGGCCGTGCAGACCGCGGAGCCGCTGGCCGCCGCGCGCGGCCTCGACGTGCGCCGCCACGACGGCCTGGTCGAGTTCGACTTCGGCCACGGCGTCTACATCCCGGCCGAGGAGACCGCGCACCCCGTCGTCCGGCAGATGCGCGACCGCCTCGACGCGCAGGACGGCGACGAGGGGCTACGGCGGTTCCGCGCGACCGTCGCCGCCGCGATGGGCGACGTCGTCGCGTCCGGCCGCCCCGAGGACACCATCGCGGTCGTGTGTCACGGCGGCGTGGTCAACGCCTACGTCGCCGGCGTCGTCGGCACGCGGGAGACGATCTTCGCCGGCATCGCCTACACCGGGTTCTCCGTCCTCACCGTCGGGCGGGACGGCCGGGTGCGGCTGCGCTCGCTCAACGAGCACCACCACGTGCGGACGCTCGAGCGCGTCACCAGCTCCGGTTGA
- a CDS encoding sensor histidine kinase, with amino-acid sequence MDARGPARWRAAAARWLRAVRTLVAAALVDVVGVLLLLALLGSAVLCLVGVGLPLADRAAAGVRGLVDRRRRRAEPPIASPYPPLPVERGPRLRQLVTTPATWRDLAWLALPLRLVAAAGLLVLTYLTVQTLLLSLLWLVLPVERVGSLGMAVTGFGTAALGVVNAVLLGIVAALAPTALLRGDAWLARWLLGASAATRLTARVESLAAARHAAVDASAVELRRIERDLHDGAQARLVAMGMTLGMAESSFDTDPALARALVGDARGEIQTALGELRDLVRGIAPPLLAERGIVGALEAMTHTSSIPVVLDARLGRRLARPVETAAYFTVVEALTNAAKHSGADTIRVTILDRGDALALQVRDDGRGGADPLGGSGLRGVQSRLAPFDGTLRISSPPGGPTVVDVELPCGS; translated from the coding sequence ATGGACGCACGCGGCCCCGCCCGGTGGCGTGCCGCCGCGGCGCGATGGCTGCGCGCGGTGCGCACACTGGTGGCCGCCGCGCTCGTGGACGTCGTGGGCGTGCTGCTCCTCCTCGCCCTGCTCGGCAGCGCCGTGCTGTGCCTCGTCGGCGTCGGTCTCCCGCTCGCCGACCGTGCCGCGGCGGGCGTGCGCGGGCTGGTCGACCGCCGACGCCGGCGCGCCGAGCCGCCCATCGCGTCGCCGTACCCGCCGCTGCCGGTCGAGCGGGGTCCCCGGCTGCGGCAGCTGGTGACGACGCCCGCCACGTGGCGCGATCTCGCGTGGCTCGCCCTGCCGCTGCGGCTCGTCGCCGCCGCCGGCCTGCTGGTGCTGACCTATCTGACGGTGCAGACGCTGCTGCTGTCGCTGCTGTGGCTCGTGCTGCCCGTGGAGCGGGTCGGCAGCCTCGGCATGGCGGTGACGGGGTTCGGCACCGCCGCGCTCGGCGTCGTCAACGCCGTCCTGCTCGGCATCGTCGCCGCGCTGGCCCCGACCGCGCTGCTGCGCGGCGACGCCTGGCTGGCCCGCTGGCTGCTCGGCGCCAGCGCCGCCACCCGGCTCACCGCCCGGGTCGAGTCGCTGGCCGCGGCCCGGCACGCGGCCGTCGACGCGTCCGCCGTCGAGCTGCGCCGCATCGAACGGGACCTGCACGACGGTGCGCAGGCCCGCCTGGTCGCCATGGGCATGACGCTGGGGATGGCCGAGTCCAGCTTCGACACCGACCCCGCGCTCGCGCGCGCCCTCGTGGGCGACGCGCGCGGCGAGATCCAGACCGCCCTGGGCGAGCTGCGCGACCTCGTCCGGGGCATCGCCCCGCCGCTGCTGGCCGAGCGGGGCATCGTCGGCGCGCTCGAGGCGATGACGCACACCAGCTCGATCCCGGTCGTCCTGGACGCGCGCCTCGGGCGGCGATTGGCCCGGCCGGTCGAGACGGCGGCGTACTTCACGGTCGTCGAGGCGCTCACCAACGCCGCCAAGCACAGCGGGGCGGACACGATCCGGGTGACGATCCTGGACCGGGGCGACGCGCTCGCGCTGCAGGTCCGCGACGACGGCCGCGGCGGCGCCGACCCGCTCGGCGGCAGCGGGCTGCGTGGCGTGCAGTCCCGCCTCGCGCCCTTCGACGGCACGCTGCGGATCTCCAGCCCGCCGGGCGGCCCGACCGTCGTCGACGTGGAGTTGCCGTGCGGGTCCTGA
- a CDS encoding glucosyl-3-phosphoglycerate synthase has product MHPAAAAWFGRRTSAAADWPVERVARLRAEAGTRVSVVIPARDEAASVGAVVERIRRDLALDHDVVAEVVVMDSLSTDDTAAVARAAGAGVHSVADVRPDLGVHGGKGEALWKSQFVTRGDVCVFVDADLTEWGTHFVTGLLGPLLADPDVRLVKGFYDRVLDDGGRSSTQGGRVTELVARPLLASRWPQLGAVVQPLAGEWAIRRAHFERLPVPTGYGVEFATLVDTVAAAGLDAVAQVDLGSRAHRHQNVHDLGAMALEILTVADRRSFGEREVVPGTIAQFDRAAPGRWRERVVPVDERPPAVSVAGYAPC; this is encoded by the coding sequence ATGCATCCCGCCGCAGCGGCCTGGTTCGGCCGCCGCACGTCCGCGGCGGCGGACTGGCCGGTGGAGCGCGTCGCCCGGCTGCGGGCCGAAGCAGGCACCCGGGTGAGCGTGGTGATCCCCGCCCGGGACGAGGCGGCCTCGGTCGGGGCCGTGGTCGAGCGCATCCGCCGCGACCTCGCGCTCGACCACGACGTCGTGGCCGAGGTCGTCGTCATGGACTCGCTGTCGACCGACGACACCGCCGCCGTGGCCCGCGCCGCCGGGGCCGGCGTCCACTCGGTCGCCGACGTGCGGCCCGACCTGGGGGTGCACGGCGGCAAGGGCGAGGCGCTGTGGAAGTCGCAGTTCGTCACCCGCGGCGACGTCTGCGTCTTCGTCGACGCTGACCTCACCGAGTGGGGAACGCACTTCGTCACCGGACTGCTCGGCCCGCTGCTCGCCGACCCCGACGTGCGGCTCGTCAAGGGGTTCTACGACCGGGTGCTGGACGACGGCGGCCGGTCGAGCACGCAGGGTGGCCGGGTCACCGAGCTCGTGGCCCGACCGCTGCTCGCGAGCCGTTGGCCGCAGCTCGGCGCGGTCGTGCAGCCGCTCGCGGGGGAGTGGGCGATCCGCCGGGCGCACTTCGAGCGACTGCCGGTGCCCACCGGGTACGGCGTCGAGTTCGCGACGCTCGTCGACACCGTCGCCGCGGCCGGTCTCGACGCCGTCGCGCAGGTGGATCTCGGCAGCCGCGCGCACCGTCACCAGAACGTCCACGACCTGGGCGCCATGGCCCTGGAGATCCTGACCGTGGCCGACCGGCGCTCGTTCGGCGAGCGTGAGGTCGTCCCGGGCACGATCGCGCAGTTCGACCGCGCGGCACCGGGCCGGTGGCGCGAGCGCGTCGTGCCGGTCGACGAGCGGCCGCCTGCGGTGTCGGTCGCCGGGTACGCGCCGTGCTGA
- a CDS encoding flavin reductase family protein, which produces MSGDGSDGGIDPARFDAEVLRAAFAAFPSGVTVVAARRAGEPVGMAASSFTSVSLVPPLVSVCFARTSATWPTLRAGERLGVSVLADDQDRLARQFAARGRDRFADVRSTTPASGAVLIDGACLWLECDVHAEFPAGDHVIALLEVHEIESFPQRRPLVFHSSEFRQLVFPPG; this is translated from the coding sequence GTGAGCGGCGACGGCAGTGACGGCGGAATCGACCCGGCGCGCTTCGACGCCGAGGTGCTGCGGGCGGCCTTCGCCGCCTTCCCGAGCGGCGTCACCGTCGTGGCCGCCCGGCGGGCCGGCGAGCCCGTCGGCATGGCCGCCAGCTCGTTCACCTCGGTGTCACTCGTCCCGCCGCTGGTCTCGGTCTGCTTCGCCCGGACGTCGGCGACGTGGCCCACGCTGCGCGCCGGCGAACGGCTCGGCGTCAGCGTCCTCGCCGACGACCAGGACCGCCTCGCCCGGCAGTTCGCCGCGCGCGGCCGGGATCGCTTCGCCGACGTCCGCTCCACGACACCGGCCTCGGGTGCGGTGCTGATCGACGGCGCGTGCCTGTGGCTCGAGTGCGACGTCCACGCCGAGTTCCCGGCCGGCGACCACGTGATCGCGCTGCTCGAGGTGCACGAGATCGAGTCGTTCCCGCAGCGCCGGCCGCTCGTCTTCCACTCCAGCGAGTTCCGTCAGCTCGTCTTCCCGCCGGGCTGA
- a CDS encoding MaoC family dehydratase, producing MRTFDSVSELAAITGERIGDSEWVTVTQHEIDLFADATGDHQWIHVDPAAAADGPFGTTIAHGFMTLALLPRLWAEMYTVGGVRMGVNYGLNKVRFPAPVPVGSRLRASSVVVSVEDLGHGAHQVTLATTVEIEGGDKPACVAESVVRYLT from the coding sequence ATGAGGACGTTCGACTCGGTGAGCGAGCTCGCCGCGATCACCGGCGAGCGGATCGGTGACAGCGAGTGGGTCACGGTCACGCAGCACGAGATCGACCTGTTCGCCGACGCGACCGGCGATCACCAGTGGATCCACGTGGACCCGGCGGCGGCGGCCGACGGCCCCTTCGGGACGACGATCGCGCACGGCTTCATGACCCTGGCCCTGCTGCCGCGGCTGTGGGCGGAGATGTACACCGTCGGCGGCGTGCGGATGGGCGTCAACTACGGCCTGAACAAGGTCCGCTTCCCGGCGCCGGTCCCGGTCGGCTCGCGGCTGCGCGCGAGCTCGGTCGTGGTGTCGGTCGAGGACCTGGGCCACGGCGCGCACCAGGTCACGCTCGCCACCACCGTCGAGATCGAGGGCGGCGACAAGCCCGCCTGCGTCGCCGAGAGCGTCGTCCGCTACCTCACCTGA
- a CDS encoding HNH endonuclease — translation MTVTQPNRAQRRLAAVRRDGGTCVWCGRLFGPLVPPTTEHLVPRVKGGPSWAENEVAACRRCNAQRGHLTPAHWIEECRGRGWEPDVARVAARLAALAAAIAERGGQRRARPYVAAQLRRLARLAGPAGP, via the coding sequence GTGACGGTCACGCAACCGAACCGGGCGCAGCGACGGCTCGCGGCCGTGCGCCGCGACGGCGGCACGTGCGTGTGGTGCGGCCGGCTGTTCGGCCCCCTGGTGCCGCCGACGACCGAGCACCTCGTGCCGCGGGTGAAGGGCGGCCCGTCCTGGGCCGAGAACGAGGTCGCCGCCTGCCGGCGGTGCAATGCCCAGCGCGGCCACCTCACCCCCGCGCACTGGATCGAGGAGTGCCGCGGCCGGGGATGGGAGCCCGACGTCGCCCGCGTCGCGGCCCGGCTCGCGGCGCTCGCGGCGGCGATCGCCGAGCGGGGCGGCCAGCGTCGGGCCCGGCCCTACGTCGCCGCGCAGCTGCGTCGGCTGGCCCGGCTGGCCGGCCCGGCGGGACCGTAG